From Parcubacteria group bacterium ADurb.Bin159:
ATTCTATATTTTGAATTCTGATCAAAATCGTGCCATTTTTGAAAAATCGCCCGCAAACCCGCATCAATAAAGGGTTTCCCGCGGTCGGTTTTTGGGGTCAGACCCCAATTAAAAATATGGATTTATTATCTAAAATTGTTTCTTTAACTAAACACCGGGGGTTTATTTTCCCTACTTCGGAAATTTACGGCGGTTTGCAATCTACTTATGATTTCGGCCCCTTGGGTGTGGAGCTAAAAAATAATATCAAAAAATTTTGGTGGCAGGAGATTGTTTATAAACATCCGGAAATTTTTGGTTTGGATTCGGCAATTCTCCTTCACCCTAAAGTTTGGCAAGCATCAGGCCATCTTAATCATTTTATTGATGAATTGGTAGAGTGTAAAAAATGCCATAGTCGGTTTAAGGCAGAAGATGTTAAAGAAAACAAATGTCCTCTTTGCCAAGGCGAAATGACTTCTCCTCGTCAATTTCGAGCGATGTTTGAAACATACCTTGGACCAATTCAAAGCAAAGAAAATATTGTTTATCTTCGGCCAGAAACAGCGCAGGGTATTTTTACTAATTTTAAAAACATTTATCAAACTCAAAGGGCAAAAATCCCTTTTGGTATTGCCCAAATCGGCAAAGCATTTCGCAATGAAATAACCGTGGGCAATTTTATTTTTCGTTTGCGGGAATTTGAACAGATGGAGCTGGAATATTTTGTTAAACCCGAAGAAGTCGATGCTTTTTTTCTAAAATGGAAAGAAGAAAGAATGACTTGGTATCTTAAAATGGGTATAAAAAAAGAAAATTTGCGATTTAGAGAACACGAAAAAAAAGAATTAGCGCATTATGCCAAAGCCACAGCTGATATTGAATATAAATTTCCCTGGGCATGGGCGGAAATAGAGGGGATAGCCCATCGCGCTGATTTTGATTTGAAAACCCATAGCCAATTTTCCGGGGAAGACCTTTCTTATTTAGATACGGAAACCAACCAAAGATATTTTCCCTATGTTATTGAACCCTCAGCAGGTTTGGAAAGAATATTTTTAGCCTTGCTTTGCGAACACTATCAAGAATTCCCCCATGGCCGACTTAAAGGACTTAAGGGTGGAACCCTTAAACAGCAAGAAGTAGAGCGGGTTTTAGCCCTGCCTTGGTTTTTGTCGCCCATTAAAGTGGCTGTTTTT
This genomic window contains:
- the glyQS gene encoding Glycine--tRNA ligase; this encodes MDLLSKIVSLTKHRGFIFPTSEIYGGLQSTYDFGPLGVELKNNIKKFWWQEIVYKHPEIFGLDSAILLHPKVWQASGHLNHFIDELVECKKCHSRFKAEDVKENKCPLCQGEMTSPRQFRAMFETYLGPIQSKENIVYLRPETAQGIFTNFKNIYQTQRAKIPFGIAQIGKAFRNEITVGNFIFRLREFEQMELEYFVKPEEVDAFFLKWKEERMTWYLKMGIKKENLRFREHEKKELAHYAKATADIEYKFPWAWAEIEGIAHRADFDLKTHSQFSGEDLSYLDTETNQRYFPYVIEPSAGLERIFLALLCEHYQEFPHGRLKGLKGGTLKQQEVERVLALPWFLSPIKVAVFPLIKKEPLIKIAQDIFNEIIKYWPAVYDEKDSIGRRYRREDERGTPFAITIDFDTLKDKAVTIRNRDTMKQERIDIKDIKEYLNKIFNFEF